The following proteins are encoded in a genomic region of Bacillus sp. Marseille-Q1617:
- a CDS encoding YozD family protein → MREIEVFIDTEEIAEFFMKELVQRGYVPSEDELEELADITFEYLIAKCIIDEEWEEDV, encoded by the coding sequence ATGCGGGAGATAGAAGTCTTTATCGACACTGAAGAAATTGCCGAATTCTTCATGAAAGAACTTGTGCAAAGAGGCTATGTACCATCTGAAGATGAACTGGAAGAACTGGCAGATATAACCTTCGAGTATCTGATTGCCAAGTGCATCATCGACGAGGAATGGGAAGAGGACGTATAA
- a CDS encoding YokU family protein, with protein sequence MKCEWCGEADVTEGKGNVYWELPDGTRAITISDVPDIKCSACGMEYQEEHVINEIEDQLMLIETKKLSNVITYEELLKIPRFLKKNYFRF encoded by the coding sequence CTGAAATGCGAATGGTGCGGTGAAGCAGATGTAACAGAAGGGAAAGGAAATGTGTATTGGGAGCTGCCGGACGGTACGAGGGCCATTACAATATCAGATGTTCCCGATATCAAATGCAGTGCATGTGGAATGGAATATCAGGAGGAACACGTGATCAATGAAATTGAAGATCAATTGATGTTAATCGAAACCAAAAAGCTTTCAAATGTGATCACCTATGAAGAACTCCTCAAGATTCCGAGGTTCCTGAAGAAGAATTATTTTCGCTTTTGA
- a CDS encoding sporulation protein gives MSFFNKVFASFGIGAATVDTKLEKSSYQAGETAKGVVEITGGSTSQTIDSIYLTLYTTYIRESDDKKYTDYAPIQKVQISEPFTIGENEKKEFPFSFTLPFETPITYGNTRVWVATGLDIKNAVDPKDKDYIEILPNNLINAILQSVQDLGFRIRKVECEQAPRRYRGRYPFIQEFEFVPVNGQYQRSLDEIELMFINQSEEQADVLVEVDRRARGLGGFLAEALEMDESMVKMTIRSSDLPHLPSKLKETIDRFV, from the coding sequence ATGTCATTTTTTAATAAAGTGTTTGCATCGTTTGGAATTGGTGCAGCAACTGTCGATACGAAATTGGAGAAATCAAGCTATCAAGCTGGTGAAACTGCAAAGGGTGTAGTGGAAATCACAGGGGGAAGTACATCCCAGACGATTGATTCTATCTATCTGACTCTTTACACTACTTATATTCGTGAGTCGGATGATAAGAAGTATACAGATTATGCCCCTATTCAAAAGGTTCAAATTTCAGAACCATTCACAATCGGTGAGAATGAAAAGAAAGAGTTCCCATTTTCATTCACCTTGCCTTTTGAAACGCCGATTACGTATGGCAATACACGTGTTTGGGTCGCAACAGGACTGGATATTAAAAACGCAGTAGATCCAAAAGATAAAGATTATATTGAAATTCTTCCGAACAACTTGATTAATGCAATTCTTCAATCTGTCCAGGACTTGGGGTTCAGGATACGTAAAGTAGAGTGCGAACAGGCTCCGCGCCGTTACAGGGGACGCTACCCTTTCATCCAGGAGTTTGAATTCGTTCCTGTGAATGGACAATATCAACGTTCATTGGATGAAATCGAATTGATGTTCATTAATCAATCGGAGGAACAGGCCGACGTTTTGGTTGAAGTGGATCGAAGAGCAAGAGGGCTGGGCGGTTTCCTTGCTGAAGCACTGGAAATGGATGAATCCATGGTGAAAATGACCATACGCTCATCGGATCTGCCTCACCTGCCTTCTAAGTTGAAGGAGACTATCGACAGATTCGTTTAA
- a CDS encoding YozE family protein, which yields MRKSFYHYLMKYRQPIAKDDITQFANAAYDDHSFPKQSEKYDEISSYLEMNGSYLDSMSIFDRAWDQYLIEEKE from the coding sequence ATGAGAAAATCATTTTATCATTATTTAATGAAATACAGGCAGCCGATAGCCAAAGATGATATAACCCAGTTTGCTAACGCAGCTTACGATGACCACAGCTTCCCAAAACAATCCGAAAAGTACGATGAGATCAGTTCATACCTTGAAATGAACGGTTCTTACTTAGACAGCATGTCTATCTTCGATCGGGCGTGGGATCAGTATCTAATAGAAGAAAAAGAGTAA
- a CDS encoding peptidase, producing the protein MNDVHRLIKRKLDEKRKSAVELLQKMVQEDSTRGNEFKAQAVIIEKCREMGLELDIWEVQEQEMKEHPFYRCDRSDFKGNPNLAAILKGTGGGKSLILNGHIDVVPEGNRNDWKYDPYSGTVTEGKLYGRGSTDMKGGTAALILAMEVIQDLEIPLKGDIVFQSVIEEESGGTGTLSALLRGYKADGAIIPEPTNMKIFPKQQGSMWFRLTVKGKAAHGGTRYEGINAIDKGYCVIAALKDLEQERNKRVDDPLYDKVPIPLPINIGKIESGKWPSSVPDLAVIEGRVGVAPWEAMERVEKEFVQCLSRLGEDDPWFKDHPVEIEWFGGRWQPSDLSPQHPIMNHLEKSFKKVMTTAPVIEASPWGTDGGILSQGGGIPVIVFGPGTTEVAHDANEYIELERVFQTAEILILFIIDWCNSEG; encoded by the coding sequence TTGAATGATGTCCATCGTCTCATCAAAAGGAAGTTAGATGAAAAAAGAAAAAGCGCGGTGGAACTGCTGCAAAAAATGGTTCAGGAAGATAGCACGAGAGGGAATGAATTCAAGGCTCAGGCGGTTATCATCGAGAAATGCAGGGAGATGGGGTTAGAGCTTGATATATGGGAAGTTCAAGAACAAGAAATGAAAGAGCATCCATTCTATCGCTGTGACCGCTCGGACTTTAAAGGGAATCCAAACCTGGCAGCCATATTGAAGGGGACCGGCGGGGGGAAGAGCCTGATTTTAAATGGACATATCGACGTCGTTCCTGAAGGGAACAGAAATGACTGGAAGTACGATCCTTACAGCGGTACTGTGACCGAAGGGAAATTGTATGGCAGGGGCTCAACGGATATGAAAGGAGGAACAGCAGCACTTATTTTGGCGATGGAAGTGATACAAGACTTGGAGATCCCTTTGAAAGGGGACATCGTCTTTCAGAGTGTAATAGAAGAAGAGAGTGGTGGCACCGGTACTCTGTCAGCATTGCTCAGAGGTTATAAAGCGGATGGGGCCATAATACCCGAGCCCACAAATATGAAGATTTTCCCAAAGCAGCAAGGATCTATGTGGTTCAGGCTTACGGTTAAAGGAAAAGCGGCACATGGGGGTACCAGATATGAGGGCATTAATGCGATTGACAAAGGCTACTGTGTGATTGCAGCCCTGAAAGATCTGGAGCAAGAGAGAAACAAGAGGGTAGATGATCCCCTATATGATAAAGTGCCAATTCCTTTACCCATCAATATAGGAAAAATCGAAAGCGGAAAATGGCCGTCTTCTGTACCGGATTTAGCGGTCATCGAGGGGAGAGTGGGGGTTGCTCCATGGGAGGCGATGGAGCGGGTTGAAAAGGAATTTGTACAATGTCTTTCCAGACTGGGTGAAGATGATCCCTGGTTTAAGGATCATCCAGTGGAAATCGAGTGGTTTGGAGGCAGGTGGCAGCCGAGTGACTTATCACCCCAACATCCCATTATGAATCATTTGGAGAAATCGTTCAAAAAGGTGATGACTACTGCACCAGTCATTGAGGCTTCTCCCTGGGGAACAGACGGCGGAATTCTTTCTCAAGGGGGAGGCATCCCTGTGATTGTGTTTGGTCCGGGAACCACGGAGGTTGCTCATGACGCCAATGAATATATTGAATTGGAAAGAGTTTTTCAGACTGCGGAAATTCTTATTTTATTTATCATCGATTGGTGCAACAGCGAAGGATAA
- the ablA gene encoding lysine 2,3-aminomutase, with product MKMNLYKPKRHWKDIELWKDVTDEQWNNWLWQLTNTIRTLDDLKKVVNLTPEEEEGVRISTKTIPLNITPYYAWLMNEDDPRCPIRMQSVPIGKEIHKTKYDLEDPLHEDEDSPVPGLTHRYPDRVLFLVTNQCSMYCRYCTRRRFSGQIGMGVPKKQLDAAIQYVRETPAVRDVLLSGGDGLLINDQILEYILKNLRDIPHVEIIRIGTRAPVVFPQRITENLCSILKKYHPVWLNTHFNTSIEITEESKKACEMLADAGVPVGNQAVILAGINDSTPIMKKLMHDLVKIRVRPYYIYQCDLSEGIGHFRAPVSKGLEIMEGLRGHTSGYAVPTFVLDAPGGGGKISLQPNYLISQSASKVVVRNFEGVISTYPEPQEYVPGRADDYFKEVYHDEDIKDTTIGIAGLMNDTHASLTPSGLKRLERRKKYEEDPAHNSLKDFRDKRDQLKEKKHKAMLAKMNNGKKEESIDGK from the coding sequence TTGAAAATGAATCTATATAAACCAAAGAGACACTGGAAAGACATTGAGCTGTGGAAAGATGTCACCGATGAACAATGGAATAACTGGCTATGGCAGCTGACCAATACGATAAGGACACTTGATGACTTGAAAAAAGTGGTGAATCTTACCCCTGAAGAGGAAGAAGGGGTAAGGATTTCAACAAAGACAATCCCTTTGAATATTACACCTTATTATGCATGGCTAATGAATGAAGATGATCCAAGGTGTCCCATCAGAATGCAATCGGTGCCGATCGGGAAAGAAATCCACAAAACCAAATATGACTTGGAAGATCCATTACATGAGGATGAAGATTCCCCTGTACCTGGTTTGACCCACAGATATCCTGATCGAGTACTGTTTCTAGTCACCAATCAATGTTCCATGTACTGCCGTTACTGTACAAGAAGACGTTTCTCCGGTCAAATCGGCATGGGCGTTCCCAAAAAACAGTTGGATGCAGCGATTCAGTATGTTCGTGAGACGCCGGCTGTCAGGGATGTATTATTATCAGGCGGCGATGGATTATTGATCAACGATCAGATACTGGAGTATATTTTAAAGAATCTGAGAGACATCCCCCATGTGGAGATCATCAGGATCGGTACAAGAGCACCTGTAGTGTTTCCGCAGCGAATCACAGAAAACCTTTGCAGCATCCTTAAGAAATATCATCCTGTTTGGTTGAATACACATTTCAATACGTCGATCGAAATAACAGAAGAGTCCAAAAAAGCCTGTGAAATGCTGGCAGATGCAGGAGTGCCGGTAGGTAACCAGGCAGTCATCCTGGCCGGGATCAACGACAGCACCCCGATCATGAAGAAATTGATGCATGACCTTGTCAAGATACGAGTGCGTCCTTACTATATTTATCAATGTGATTTATCAGAAGGGATCGGACATTTCAGGGCACCCGTGTCCAAGGGTCTCGAGATCATGGAAGGCTTAAGAGGTCATACTTCAGGCTATGCAGTGCCGACATTCGTGCTGGATGCTCCCGGCGGAGGAGGGAAAATCTCTCTTCAACCGAATTACCTTATCTCACAAAGTGCCTCCAAAGTGGTGGTCCGCAACTTTGAAGGAGTGATATCGACATACCCTGAACCCCAAGAATATGTACCTGGGAGAGCGGATGACTATTTTAAAGAGGTTTATCATGACGAAGACATTAAAGATACAACGATCGGGATTGCCGGGCTGATGAATGATACTCACGCTTCTTTGACTCCGAGTGGATTAAAGAGATTGGAACGGAGAAAGAAATATGAAGAAGATCCTGCACATAATTCATTGAAGGACTTCAGGGACAAACGGGACCAGCTTAAAGAGAAGAAACATAAAGCGATGCTTGCTAAGATGAACAATGGTAAAAAGGAAGAATCAATCGATGGAAAATAA
- a CDS encoding YodL domain-containing protein, with the protein MLLLEKIKRPKMLRSKYDITVFQTPKYGQEKGYQKVYRISIEANNHEEALYETFRIFNVPDLMPDDYQGRYIATRDIIFIDEGRKGHFYYRLQPNGWKRVNRILLH; encoded by the coding sequence ATGCTTTTACTTGAAAAAATCAAACGTCCCAAGATGCTGAGGTCCAAATATGATATTACCGTCTTTCAAACTCCAAAATACGGTCAAGAGAAGGGCTACCAGAAGGTGTATCGAATCTCAATAGAAGCGAATAATCATGAAGAGGCACTTTACGAAACATTCAGGATTTTCAATGTTCCCGATCTCATGCCCGATGACTATCAAGGCAGGTATATCGCCACCCGCGATATCATCTTTATCGACGAAGGCAGAAAGGGTCACTTTTACTACCGGTTGCAGCCGAATGGATGGAAAAGGGTGAATCGCATCCTCCTTCACTAA
- a CDS encoding protein kinase domain-containing protein codes for MIDSFEIEWKKGREIQKHQIIECIGKGSYGSAYKVRYKKTGKEAVLKRIRPYKKLFSDHIRYMDNETMILRKLQHPQFPEVYASGCHKRTPYFIMEKMRGKTFEDLIFAEGKSYSEEESLEIGIKLVNLIIDIHRKGYVHRDLRIPNILWDNGVINIIDFGLACKIEAESEKEPLYHKDYMREKTARSDLYALGHFLLFLLYSSYEPTERKEKSWEEELDIRPETSVLIQKLLRIQQPYENAEEAREELMEIRYEKNS; via the coding sequence ATGATTGACAGCTTTGAAATAGAATGGAAGAAGGGCAGGGAAATCCAGAAGCATCAAATCATTGAGTGTATAGGGAAAGGAAGCTACGGATCCGCCTATAAGGTTAGGTATAAGAAAACAGGAAAAGAAGCGGTGCTCAAAAGAATCCGTCCTTATAAAAAGCTGTTTTCAGACCACATACGGTACATGGATAACGAAACCATGATCTTAAGAAAACTGCAGCATCCCCAATTCCCGGAAGTATATGCCAGCGGCTGCCATAAAAGGACTCCATATTTCATAATGGAGAAGATGCGCGGCAAAACGTTTGAAGATTTAATTTTTGCAGAAGGAAAAAGCTATTCAGAAGAAGAATCTTTAGAAATAGGCATCAAATTAGTGAATTTGATCATCGATATCCATCGAAAAGGATATGTACACAGGGATTTGCGGATTCCGAATATATTGTGGGATAACGGGGTAATAAATATTATCGATTTTGGACTTGCCTGCAAGATAGAGGCGGAGTCTGAAAAAGAGCCCCTGTATCATAAAGATTATATGAGGGAGAAGACAGCAAGAAGTGATTTATATGCCCTGGGACATTTTCTGTTATTCCTGCTTTATTCTTCTTATGAACCAACTGAACGAAAGGAAAAAAGCTGGGAGGAAGAATTGGACATCAGGCCCGAAACCTCAGTGCTGATTCAAAAGCTGCTCAGGATACAGCAGCCTTATGAAAATGCTGAAGAAGCACGTGAGGAATTGATGGAAATAAGGTATGAAAAAAATAGTTGA
- the ablB gene encoding putative beta-lysine N-acetyltransferase, whose protein sequence is MQKYEAIKQPKLAASIFMDGVNKRVRVDDIRGNLSSLLTRLKNEVESAQCEKLIIKAREYQFKTLLELGFVHEGVVNRYFNGDSVHFMSKFIKDERRTSKYWSEEDDILAAVQELRKHPHKKDIEQSILLAETSDAEKLAHLYKEVFQLYPVPLHDPRYIREAMNKGTIFVCIKENGQVISAASAEIDFQYKNAEITDCATLPQYRKGGFMKNLISKLEDELLSQGIFCSYTIARALSYGMNAVFHQLGYQYRGRLANNCYIYDKLEDMNIWEKDLGQ, encoded by the coding sequence ATGCAGAAGTATGAAGCGATTAAACAACCTAAACTTGCTGCTTCCATTTTCATGGATGGAGTAAACAAAAGGGTTCGAGTGGATGATATTCGCGGAAATCTATCATCCCTATTAACCCGGTTGAAAAATGAGGTTGAATCTGCTCAGTGTGAAAAACTTATCATCAAAGCAAGGGAATACCAATTCAAAACTCTATTAGAATTGGGATTTGTCCACGAAGGTGTGGTCAATCGTTATTTTAATGGGGACAGTGTCCATTTCATGTCAAAATTTATAAAGGATGAGCGCCGTACAAGCAAATATTGGAGTGAAGAAGATGACATTCTTGCTGCAGTACAAGAGCTGAGAAAGCATCCACATAAAAAGGACATAGAACAATCCATCCTGTTAGCGGAGACAAGTGATGCAGAAAAATTAGCCCATTTATACAAAGAGGTGTTTCAACTTTATCCCGTACCTTTGCACGACCCCCGATATATAAGGGAAGCAATGAATAAAGGGACAATCTTTGTTTGCATCAAAGAAAACGGCCAGGTGATCAGTGCTGCATCTGCAGAAATAGATTTTCAGTATAAAAATGCTGAAATCACTGACTGCGCTACCCTTCCCCAATATAGGAAAGGGGGTTTTATGAAGAACCTGATTTCCAAGCTGGAGGATGAATTATTGTCACAAGGGATATTTTGTTCCTACACCATCGCACGGGCCCTGTCTTATGGGATGAACGCTGTATTTCATCAACTGGGATATCAGTATAGAGGAAGGCTAGCTAACAATTGTTACATCTACGATAAATTGGAAGATATGAATATATGGGAAAAGGATCTGGGCCAGTAA